One genomic region from Bacteroidales bacterium encodes:
- a CDS encoding glycosyltransferase, which translates to MNSNTLQSELKSGLDRFLSEQFEKFPREDLLKIDLHCHDRNSDEPDELIGRILNVPETWIPTKRVVEELEKNGCEVLTITNHNNARSCYALQEKGVDVLTAAEFSCWVPDYNIGIHVLTYGFTPEQEKRLNKLRKNIYTFQEYACANNIPTIWAHPLYHYSTDKMPPMEFFDKMLLIFERFEMLNGQRDTWQNMLVKEWIESVTPEKIARLSVQFNINPEQYCYQPYKKSFSGGSDSHMGFFAGLTGTYLHIPNLQERLKTESKSQLALEAIRRGDMIPYGSHQNSEKLTIAFLDYVCQIALNYKDPGLLRILLHKGETSDKAVSLLASNAFAEIQRHKVTMSFVKIFHNCLLGKSPSFLKKFIVSSSYKPVFEDVVKMAKEYQSGKGFIDEEYYRSIYSINSHLNELLFSRLVKKISKANWSKNLDAQNLEKLIAQFELPSNIRAYTEKRKKKDNGIDLEDFLDGLSFPFLASLLLLSAHFTSARVLFNTRPFLKDFSARLGRYRHPERALWLTDTFEDKNGVSTVLQAMHREIKARNLPIDLLVCSDTLESDDHLIVLKPVCKFHIPLYPDQPVRIPNFVELHNLFHEREYDRVICSTEGIMGAMGLYLKHAYSVSVSFFIHTDWVMFSRKVLNFDKHNQNRIRRFLRMYYGAFDRVFVLNNDQRKWLTGRDMNFAENKVCLTAHWVDAIFKPVKALKKEVLGIDGDRYVMLYVGRVSKEKGVLELPRIYKEVKKTHPDIALLVVGQGPVYDQLKKELPEGYYFDWVSRERLPKIYSAADILVFPSKFDTFSCTVLESLSCGLPVIAYNTKGPKDIIDDSVCGFLVNTEEQMTEKIIAYLGNPEQQQKFRKNAVKRAEKYNPDSIINQFVTDIGLKI; encoded by the coding sequence ATGAATAGCAACACCCTTCAGTCAGAATTGAAATCCGGCCTCGACCGCTTTCTTTCTGAACAATTTGAAAAATTTCCCCGTGAAGATCTTTTAAAAATCGACCTTCATTGCCATGATCGCAACAGCGACGAGCCCGATGAACTGATCGGCCGCATCCTGAACGTGCCCGAAACATGGATACCGACTAAAAGAGTAGTGGAAGAGTTAGAAAAAAACGGTTGCGAAGTGCTCACTATCACCAACCATAACAATGCCCGTTCGTGCTATGCTTTACAGGAGAAAGGTGTGGATGTGCTTACCGCTGCCGAATTCAGTTGCTGGGTTCCCGATTACAATATCGGCATTCATGTACTCACGTACGGGTTTACCCCTGAACAGGAAAAGCGGCTGAATAAACTCCGCAAGAACATCTATACTTTCCAGGAATACGCCTGCGCCAACAATATCCCTACAATATGGGCGCATCCACTCTACCATTACTCTACGGACAAGATGCCGCCCATGGAGTTTTTCGACAAGATGTTACTGATTTTCGAACGGTTCGAGATGCTCAACGGTCAGCGCGATACCTGGCAGAACATGCTGGTAAAGGAATGGATAGAGAGCGTTACACCCGAAAAAATCGCACGGTTGTCCGTGCAATTCAATATCAACCCCGAACAATATTGTTATCAACCATACAAAAAATCGTTTTCCGGCGGTTCGGACAGCCACATGGGCTTTTTTGCAGGATTGACGGGAACATATCTGCATATCCCGAACCTTCAGGAACGGCTGAAAACCGAAAGCAAATCGCAACTAGCACTCGAAGCGATACGTCGGGGTGATATGATACCCTACGGCTCGCATCAGAACTCGGAAAAACTGACCATTGCTTTCTTAGATTACGTGTGCCAGATTGCCCTGAACTATAAGGACCCCGGCCTGTTACGGATATTGCTGCACAAGGGCGAAACCAGCGATAAGGCTGTTTCGCTGCTTGCATCCAACGCCTTCGCCGAAATACAGCGCCACAAGGTAACAATGTCATTCGTCAAAATCTTTCACAACTGTTTACTTGGTAAATCGCCTTCGTTCCTGAAAAAGTTCATCGTATCATCGTCCTATAAGCCGGTGTTCGAGGATGTAGTAAAGATGGCCAAGGAATATCAAAGTGGGAAGGGTTTTATTGACGAAGAATACTACCGGTCGATATACTCGATCAACAGCCACCTAAACGAGTTATTGTTTTCGCGTTTGGTAAAGAAAATTTCCAAAGCCAACTGGAGCAAGAATCTGGATGCGCAGAATCTGGAAAAGCTCATTGCACAGTTCGAGCTCCCCAGCAACATACGTGCATATACCGAAAAACGCAAGAAAAAAGACAATGGTATCGATCTGGAGGATTTTCTCGACGGACTATCATTTCCTTTTCTTGCCTCGTTATTGTTGCTTTCAGCACATTTTACCAGTGCACGGGTTTTATTCAATACCCGCCCGTTCCTGAAAGATTTTTCGGCACGACTTGGCAGGTACCGGCATCCCGAACGCGCCCTCTGGCTCACGGATACCTTCGAGGATAAAAATGGAGTATCGACGGTTTTGCAGGCCATGCACCGGGAGATAAAAGCACGTAACCTACCCATCGATCTGTTGGTGTGTAGTGATACATTGGAAAGCGACGACCATCTGATTGTCTTAAAACCAGTGTGTAAATTCCATATACCGTTATATCCCGACCAGCCCGTGCGGATCCCCAACTTCGTGGAACTTCACAACCTGTTCCACGAGCGGGAATACGATCGTGTGATATGTTCTACCGAAGGTATTATGGGCGCTATGGGGCTTTACCTGAAACATGCCTATTCAGTATCGGTCAGTTTTTTTATCCATACGGACTGGGTAATGTTCAGTCGCAAAGTGTTGAATTTCGACAAGCACAACCAGAACCGCATCCGCCGCTTCCTGCGTATGTATTACGGCGCCTTCGACCGTGTGTTCGTACTCAACAACGACCAACGCAAATGGCTTACCGGCCGCGATATGAATTTTGCTGAAAACAAGGTCTGCCTTACGGCACATTGGGTTGATGCTATTTTCAAACCGGTAAAGGCATTAAAAAAGGAAGTGCTGGGAATCGACGGTGACCGCTACGTGATGCTTTATGTTGGCAGGGTGAGCAAGGAGAAAGGTGTACTGGAATTACCGCGCATATACAAGGAAGTAAAAAAGACTCATCCGGATATTGCCTTGCTGGTAGTTGGACAGGGCCCTGTATACGACCAACTGAAAAAGGAGTTACCCGAAGGGTACTATTTCGACTGGGTATCCCGTGAACGCCTGCCTAAAATCTATTCGGCTGCCGACATCCTCGTATTCCCCTCAAAATTCGATACCTTCTCGTGTACGGTTCTCGAAAGCCTCAGTTGTGGCCTGCCTGTGATCGCCTATAACACTAAAGGACCCAAGGATATCATCGACGATAGTGTATGTGGCTTCCTGGTAAATACCGAAGAGCAAATGACGGAAAAAATAATCGCCTATCTGGGCAACCCCGAGCAACAGCAAAAATTCAGGAAAAATGCGGTAAAACGTGCTGAAAAATATAATCCGGATAGCATTATAAACCAATTTGTAACGGATATAGGATTAAAAATATGA
- a CDS encoding histidinol-phosphatase: MKKFISLFLPVFVALPLFAQVRGHIDIPDLKGYTTLKCDFHIHTVFSDGLVWPTVRIDEAHREGLDVISLTEHIEYRPHKEDIIATHNRSHDVANATAKARGIILIKGSEITRQMPPGHHNAIFLTNSDELEKPDYMDAFRAAKAQNAFIFWNHPGWDAQQSDTTLWMDEHTRLLQQGMMHGIEVVNGGQYYPEAHRWCLEKKLTMLGNSDIHHPIQANVDFAAGKHRVMTLVFARNTTPAAIREALNERRTAVYNDEYIIGEEKYLKELFENAVEWSLEKTDKTVRITVKNKSELTFRLKKTHHDARLVYFREYTIVPHGVHTFTVKLQDGVKSGDVNFSVENFLVQPNTGMMYTVKI; encoded by the coding sequence ATGAAAAAGTTCATATCATTATTCCTGCCGGTTTTCGTGGCACTGCCGTTGTTTGCACAGGTACGTGGCCACATCGACATTCCCGACCTGAAAGGTTACACGACACTGAAATGCGATTTCCATATCCATACGGTTTTCTCCGATGGGCTGGTGTGGCCTACTGTACGCATCGACGAGGCTCACCGCGAAGGACTGGATGTCATTTCACTTACCGAACATATCGAATACCGCCCGCATAAAGAAGATATTATTGCCACACACAACCGCTCGCACGATGTTGCCAATGCCACGGCCAAAGCCAGGGGTATCATCCTTATCAAAGGCAGCGAAATTACCCGCCAGATGCCTCCGGGACATCATAATGCCATTTTCCTTACCAATTCCGACGAACTGGAAAAACCGGATTATATGGATGCTTTCCGCGCTGCCAAAGCCCAGAATGCGTTTATCTTCTGGAACCATCCCGGCTGGGACGCGCAACAGTCCGACACTACCCTGTGGATGGACGAACACACCAGGTTACTGCAACAGGGTATGATGCACGGTATCGAAGTGGTCAATGGCGGTCAGTACTACCCCGAAGCACATCGCTGGTGCCTGGAGAAGAAACTGACCATGCTGGGTAATTCGGATATCCACCATCCGATACAGGCCAATGTTGACTTTGCTGCCGGGAAACACCGTGTCATGACGCTTGTGTTTGCCCGAAACACAACACCCGCAGCCATCCGCGAAGCGTTGAACGAAAGACGCACGGCGGTATACAACGATGAATACATCATTGGTGAAGAAAAGTACCTGAAGGAACTTTTTGAAAATGCAGTGGAATGGAGCTTGGAAAAGACCGACAAAACGGTCCGCATTACAGTAAAAAACAAATCGGAACTGACCTTCCGACTGAAAAAGACCCACCACGATGCCCGGTTGGTCTATTTCCGCGAATATACCATCGTACCACACGGCGTGCATACGTTTACCGTAAAATTACAGGACGGTGTAAAAAGCGGCGATGTGAATTTCAGCGTAGAGAACTTTTTGGTGCAACCCAATACGGGGATGATGTATACAGTAAAGATATAG
- a CDS encoding alkaline phosphatase, producing the protein MKIFKFLLILPVICFFTGCHPSAQKLATPAPETVRVRNVILMIGDGMGLAHQYAVCKGNKAVERCQYVGLAKTYSANDYTTDSAAAGTAIACGEKTNNGMLGQRPDSSRLVSMLEYAAGNDLSTGVVVTCELTHATPAAFVAHVNNRNENENIAADYTQSPVNVCIGGGRKYFENRTDSKNLTETMRSKGFRVAYTMDEVKSVHEGNLLALLADVALEPYPARGEMLPEAITAAINILNRNGKGFFLMVEGSQIDWAGHANDQTHLMNEMLDFDRAVHTAFDFAAQDGHTLVIVTADHETGGLTIPGGNLQTCEPAMAFSTKGHTGVPVPVYAFGPDAEMFTGIYDNTAFLPKILNLLGIKK; encoded by the coding sequence ATGAAAATATTCAAATTCCTTCTGATCCTGCCGGTAATATGTTTCTTTACCGGGTGTCATCCATCTGCCCAAAAGCTGGCAACCCCGGCGCCGGAAACAGTCCGGGTACGCAATGTAATCCTGATGATTGGAGATGGTATGGGGCTTGCCCATCAATACGCCGTCTGCAAGGGCAACAAGGCTGTGGAACGTTGCCAGTATGTAGGGCTTGCCAAGACATACTCGGCCAACGATTATACCACTGATTCGGCCGCAGCAGGTACTGCTATTGCCTGTGGCGAAAAGACCAATAACGGCATGTTGGGACAACGTCCGGACAGTAGTCGCCTGGTATCGATGCTTGAATATGCCGCCGGCAACGACCTGTCTACCGGCGTGGTGGTAACCTGCGAGTTGACCCACGCCACACCTGCCGCTTTTGTGGCACACGTCAATAACCGTAACGAAAACGAAAATATTGCGGCGGATTATACACAATCCCCTGTCAATGTCTGCATTGGCGGGGGCCGCAAGTATTTTGAGAACCGTACTGATAGCAAGAACCTTACTGAAACGATGAGATCTAAAGGTTTCCGTGTAGCTTACACCATGGACGAGGTAAAATCCGTGCATGAGGGTAACCTGCTCGCTTTGCTGGCTGACGTGGCTTTAGAACCATATCCGGCACGCGGCGAAATGCTTCCCGAAGCGATAACAGCAGCCATCAACATCCTGAACCGTAACGGGAAAGGCTTTTTCTTGATGGTGGAAGGTTCACAGATCGACTGGGCGGGGCATGCCAACGATCAAACCCATCTTATGAATGAGATGCTTGATTTCGACCGCGCCGTGCATACCGCTTTCGATTTTGCTGCACAAGACGGCCATACGCTGGTAATCGTTACTGCCGACCACGAAACCGGCGGCTTGACTATTCCCGGTGGAAACCTGCAAACCTGCGAACCGGCCATGGCATTCTCTACCAAAGGCCACACAGGAGTTCCTGTACCGGTGTATGCATTCGGTCCGGATGCGGAAATGTTTACGGGTATATATGACAATACCGCATTTCTTCCGAAAATATTAAATCTGCTCGGGATCAAAAAATAA
- a CDS encoding glycosyltransferase → MIGQFNECFPPVMDGVSLTVRNYAFWLNRMMGDTYMVTPNYPGYVDTEEFPVLRYASLPVPGRAPYRVGFPWLDAGLNRQLRNIPFDLFHCHSPFSAGRYALQIARRRGIPVVATFHSKYREDFTRAVSNPALVKMMLRRVVDFYSSADEVWIPQPAVEETLREYGYKGNVTVMDNGTDFAEASPWITRPLSRKILGLSEHEPVFLFVGQMIFEKNISLIIEALGVLRDMDFTAYFIGQGYASDQLKKLAGRLGISEKVHFTGTIHDRHWLMRYYAAADLFLFPSLYDNAPLVVREAAAMKVPSLLVEGSTAAEIVCDGINGFLTQNNKEAMAAKIRQVMTDWRVRKAVGQIAAKTIALPWEKIIGTVQQRYIGIMQRKMRELERKQHRIPWPEKIWPGPALELN, encoded by the coding sequence ATTATCGGCCAGTTCAATGAATGTTTTCCGCCTGTCATGGATGGAGTATCGCTCACCGTACGTAACTATGCCTTCTGGCTCAACCGTATGATGGGCGATACCTACATGGTTACGCCCAATTACCCGGGATACGTGGATACAGAGGAATTCCCGGTGTTACGTTATGCTTCATTGCCTGTGCCGGGGCGTGCGCCCTATCGTGTCGGTTTTCCCTGGCTCGATGCAGGCTTGAACCGACAACTCCGTAACATCCCATTCGATCTGTTTCATTGTCATTCACCATTCTCTGCAGGTCGTTATGCATTGCAAATAGCACGCCGCCGGGGTATTCCCGTGGTAGCCACCTTTCATTCGAAATACCGCGAAGATTTTACAAGAGCGGTGAGTAATCCCGCATTGGTAAAGATGATGCTCCGCCGTGTAGTGGACTTCTATTCGTCGGCGGACGAAGTATGGATACCGCAACCTGCTGTGGAAGAAACACTCCGCGAATACGGCTACAAGGGTAATGTAACGGTAATGGACAACGGGACGGATTTTGCAGAAGCAAGTCCCTGGATCACACGCCCGCTATCCCGCAAGATATTGGGACTTAGTGAACACGAACCGGTCTTCCTGTTTGTCGGACAAATGATTTTTGAAAAAAATATCTCCCTGATCATAGAAGCATTGGGGGTATTGCGCGATATGGATTTTACGGCTTATTTCATAGGACAGGGTTATGCGTCCGACCAACTGAAAAAGTTGGCCGGACGGCTGGGCATCAGTGAGAAAGTCCATTTCACAGGGACGATCCACGACAGGCATTGGCTGATGCGTTATTATGCAGCGGCCGACCTGTTCCTGTTCCCCTCGCTGTACGACAATGCTCCGCTTGTAGTCCGCGAAGCTGCTGCTATGAAAGTACCCTCTTTACTGGTAGAGGGCTCCACGGCGGCCGAAATAGTGTGCGATGGCATCAATGGCTTCCTGACACAGAACAACAAAGAAGCGATGGCTGCCAAAATACGCCAAGTGATGACTGATTGGCGCGTACGGAAGGCGGTCGGGCAGATAGCCGCCAAAACAATAGCACTACCGTGGGAAAAAATCATCGGTACGGTTCAACAGCGTTATATCGGTATCATGCAACGGAAAATGCGTGAATTGGAACGCAAACAACATCGTATTCCCTGGCCGGAAAAAATTTGGCCGGGACCGGCACTGGAATTGAATTAA
- a CDS encoding response regulator transcription factor — translation MENKYKLLLVDDDPDILEFLSYSLRKEGYEVFTASDGNTGISIALKELPHLVLLDVMMPGKDGVETCEEIRSHRELDATIIAFLTARAEDYSQIAGFEAGADDYIPKPIRPKVLQARIKALLKRNRIVAEKSEADTGDTSRYVDIVIDTESYVVIRNGEHITLPRKEFELLSLLMSKPEKVFDREEIYHTVWGGNSVVGDRTIDVHIRKLREKIGDNRIRTLKGIGYKYVSVSSYR, via the coding sequence ATGGAAAACAAATATAAATTATTGTTGGTTGACGACGATCCCGATATACTTGAGTTTTTGAGTTACAGCCTCCGCAAGGAAGGTTACGAGGTATTTACCGCCTCCGATGGTAATACCGGTATCAGCATTGCCTTGAAAGAGTTGCCGCATTTGGTATTGCTTGATGTGATGATGCCGGGTAAGGATGGTGTCGAAACCTGCGAAGAAATCCGTTCTCATCGCGAACTGGACGCTACCATCATCGCCTTCCTGACCGCCCGTGCTGAGGATTATTCGCAAATAGCGGGATTTGAAGCCGGAGCCGACGATTATATCCCCAAACCCATCAGGCCTAAAGTATTACAGGCACGGATCAAAGCGTTACTCAAGCGCAACAGGATAGTAGCGGAGAAATCTGAAGCCGATACAGGCGATACCAGCCGTTACGTCGATATTGTCATTGATACCGAATCGTATGTGGTTATCAGGAACGGGGAACACATTACGCTACCCAGAAAAGAATTCGAATTGCTCTCGCTACTGATGTCCAAACCCGAAAAGGTATTTGACCGCGAGGAAATCTATCATACGGTCTGGGGCGGCAACAGTGTAGTGGGCGACCGCACCATTGATGTACACATCCGCAAGCTGCGCGAAAAAATAGGTGACAACCGCATCAGGACACTGAAAGGAATTGGGTACAAATATGTCTCCGTGTCATCATACCGGTAA
- a CDS encoding zinc ribbon domain-containing protein, producing MRCKNCGWENPVNNAKCEKCNAPFSDIMNEVNNDQPSVEKSSSDKFDPRKTAKGCPECGYPIRMMDKNCPQCGHEFSYEKQDVPVEKEPAKSCEVQPPVPVAPVQGQDNPELAEKACVYCKSSVPETAHFCPNCGVPLANEHKKSDETVMPWIVADQVQTPECSLTFVPRDAEPQNVSTICFSGNLIQLSRGNTEPSNQTITSKVQAELSFENDKWYIQDKSALRTTYIYAGEKIELKQGDVIVLGNRLFEFNCDSKNPSE from the coding sequence ATGAGATGTAAAAATTGTGGATGGGAGAATCCCGTAAATAACGCCAAGTGCGAGAAATGTAATGCTCCGTTCAGCGATATTATGAATGAGGTAAACAACGATCAACCATCGGTGGAAAAAAGCTCTTCCGACAAATTTGATCCAAGGAAAACAGCAAAGGGTTGTCCGGAATGTGGTTATCCGATCCGAATGATGGATAAAAATTGTCCTCAGTGCGGGCATGAATTTAGCTATGAGAAACAGGACGTTCCTGTGGAAAAAGAGCCGGCAAAGTCTTGCGAAGTACAGCCTCCGGTCCCGGTTGCTCCGGTTCAAGGTCAGGATAATCCCGAATTGGCTGAAAAAGCATGTGTTTACTGTAAATCATCCGTTCCCGAAACAGCTCATTTTTGTCCCAATTGCGGTGTTCCGTTAGCAAATGAACATAAAAAGTCCGATGAAACGGTGATGCCCTGGATAGTTGCGGATCAGGTTCAAACTCCGGAATGCTCGTTGACCTTTGTTCCGAGAGATGCAGAGCCCCAGAATGTTTCTACAATATGTTTTTCAGGTAATCTGATTCAATTGAGCAGGGGAAATACGGAGCCGTCTAACCAGACCATTACATCAAAAGTACAGGCCGAACTGAGTTTTGAAAACGACAAATGGTATATACAGGATAAAAGCGCGTTAAGGACGACTTATATCTATGCCGGGGAAAAGATAGAGTTAAAACAGGGTGATGTGATCGTGCTGGGTAACCGGCTGTTTGAATTCAACTGTGATTCAAAAAATCCGTCTGAATAA